In a genomic window of Amphiprion ocellaris isolate individual 3 ecotype Okinawa chromosome 13, ASM2253959v1, whole genome shotgun sequence:
- the dcps gene encoding m7GpppX diphosphatase: MFGSESGIEWDILSTQTIFGSSSRNMAESAAKRRTDSGGSGDLNVEVKKLKPDHGDGRQEAESGNILSAFKTSAVLNDSAREKIIFIHGKVADQDAVVILEKTPIRQDSLDELFSGSTLKLEMRNDIYSTYRLQAPPHLNEIKTTVVCPATEKHVKKYQRQESFLVEETAEDYQSITLPYIQKQSFSVQWVYNVLEKKAEAERILYEDPDPQVGFLLLPDFKWDQKQVDDLYLLAIVHQRNIKSLRDLRSEHLPLLQNVLQKGKEQILQRYKLPASQLRVYLHYQPSYYHLHVHFTKLGYEAPGCGVERAHLLTDVIQNLQSDPRYYETRTLYFPLRADDGLLGKFKEAGKL, encoded by the exons ATGTTCGGATCTGAGTCGGGTATTGAGTGGGACATCCTGTCCACACAGACGATCTTTGGTTCCAGCAGCAGGAACATGGCAGAGTCGGCGGCTAAAAGACGAACAGACAGCGGCGGATCTGGTGATTTAAATGTGGAAGTGAAGAAGCTGAAACCTGACCATGGAGACGGCCGACAGGAAGCTGAAAGTGGAAATATTCTGTCTGCTTTTAAAACATCCGCCGTGTTGAATGACTCCGCCCGAGAGAAAATCATCTTCATCCACGGAAAG GTGGCTGATCAGGATGCTGTGGTGATCCTGGAGAAGACTCCCATCAGGCAGGACTCTCTGGATGAGCTCTTTAGTGGCTCCACACTCAAGCTGGAGATGAGAAACGACATCTACAGCACGTATCGGCTGCAGGCCCCCCCTCACCTTAACG AGATTAAGACCACAGTTGTCTGTCCGGCTACAGAGAAACATGTGAAGAAATACCAGCGTCAGGAGAGTTTCCTGGTggaggaaacagcagaagaCTATCAGTCCATCACGTTGCCCTACATCCAGAAACAGAGCTTCAGTGTGCAG TGGGTTTACAACGTCCTGGAGAAGAAGGCTGAGGCTGAGAGGATACTTTATGAAGATCCAGACCCACAGGTTGGATTTCTCCTCCTTCCTGATTTCAAGTGGGACCAAAAGCAG GTCGATGATTTATACCTGCTCGCTATAGTACATCAGAGAAACATCAAGAGTCTCAGAGATCTGAGGTCAGAACATCTGCCGCTGCTGCAGAACGTCCTCCAGAAAGGAAAG GAGCAGATCCTGCAGCGCTACAAGCTTCCAGCCAGTCAGCTGAGGGTCTACCTGCACTACCAGCCCTCCTACTACCACCTGCACGTCCACTTCACCAAGCTGGGCTACGAGGCTCCGGGCTGCGGCGTCGAACGAGCCCACCTCCTCACCGACGTCATCCAGAACCTCCAGTCCGACCCGCGGTACTACGAGACCCGGACGTTGTACTTCCCCCTGAGGGCAGATGATGGGCTGCTGGGCAAGTTCAAGGAGGCAGGAAAACTGTAA